The Hymenobacter baengnokdamensis genome includes a region encoding these proteins:
- a CDS encoding enhanced serine sensitivity protein SseB C-terminal domain-containing protein, translating to MGLFDFLKNKPESAAATPSAPAGSEAGAAAKTGPRYQGSKYVAPVEPAPVMPPLSGTPAPPPAPEFPFEPQNVLEHLLLLAPVDENARPAFYQALLQENILMVLAPDETIGTGEVQLTEGQQIQLQVLQDGRLPIFTSEARLSDGNMDASAIAWVAIPGQAFFGMTQGQDCVLNPFSPAGKLLPAAEIQALLSGQLTQGGGLPADAQVVLSAPELPEGLAGSLTEFGAGNADIRAIYVAQMQLAGDPSQPPRLLLGFDTISHDPEFMQQLGPALEGRTGSFQHVDLMLLDLTSDEGVNPYFRQPEVQPLYVA from the coding sequence ATGGGTCTCTTTGACTTTCTAAAAAACAAACCTGAATCGGCCGCGGCCACCCCTTCGGCCCCCGCCGGCAGCGAGGCAGGGGCGGCTGCCAAGACCGGCCCGCGCTACCAGGGCTCCAAGTACGTAGCCCCGGTTGAGCCCGCCCCGGTGATGCCGCCCCTGTCGGGTACGCCGGCCCCGCCCCCCGCGCCCGAATTCCCGTTTGAGCCGCAAAATGTGCTCGAACACCTGCTGCTGCTGGCTCCGGTTGATGAGAATGCCCGCCCGGCATTTTACCAGGCGCTGCTTCAGGAAAATATTCTGATGGTGCTGGCCCCCGACGAGACTATCGGCACCGGCGAAGTGCAGCTGACCGAAGGCCAGCAGATTCAGCTGCAGGTGCTGCAGGATGGCCGCCTGCCCATCTTCACTTCCGAGGCCCGGCTCAGCGATGGCAACATGGACGCCAGCGCCATTGCCTGGGTAGCGATTCCGGGCCAGGCCTTTTTTGGCATGACTCAGGGGCAGGACTGTGTGCTGAATCCTTTCTCGCCCGCCGGCAAGCTGCTGCCCGCCGCCGAGATTCAGGCCCTGCTGTCGGGCCAGCTCACCCAGGGCGGGGGCCTGCCCGCCGATGCGCAGGTAGTGCTCAGCGCCCCCGAGCTGCCCGAAGGCCTGGCCGGGTCACTGACCGAGTTTGGAGCTGGCAATGCCGACATCCGGGCCATTTACGTGGCCCAGATGCAGCTGGCCGGCGATCCCAGCCAGCCCCCGCGCCTGCTGCTGGGCTTCGATACCATCAGCCACGACCCCGAGTTTATGCAGCAGCTGGGCCCGGCGCTCGAAGGCCGCACGGGCAGCTTCCAGCACGTCGATTTGATGCTACTCGACCTGACCTCGGACGAAGGGGTAAATCCGTATTTCCGCCAGCCCGAAGTGCAGCCCCTGTACGTGGCATAA
- a CDS encoding c-type cytochrome, translated as MSFATLTPFLLLGLLALPGCFTNKGHQGERLYGQHCASCHGEQGEGIGQLVPPLAGSDYLARHPGQLACIVRQGLKGPIVVNGVAYNQLMLGVQDTTTHRKLSPAQITNLLNYIETHWGNHPGPAGARTIAGTETELHACGER; from the coding sequence ATGTCTTTCGCTACCCTTACCCCTTTTCTGCTGCTTGGTCTGCTGGCACTGCCCGGCTGCTTCACCAACAAGGGGCACCAGGGCGAGCGCCTATACGGGCAGCACTGTGCCAGCTGCCACGGCGAGCAGGGCGAGGGCATCGGGCAGCTGGTGCCGCCGCTGGCGGGCTCCGACTACCTGGCCCGGCACCCCGGGCAGCTGGCCTGCATTGTGCGCCAGGGCTTAAAGGGGCCCATCGTGGTAAACGGCGTGGCCTACAACCAGCTGATGCTGGGCGTGCAGGATACGACCACCCACCGCAAGCTCTCGCCGGCCCAGATTACCAACCTGCTGAACTATATCGAAACGCATTGGGGCAACCACCCCGGCCCCGCCGGGGCCCGCACCATTGCGGGCACCGAGACCGAGCTGCACGCCTGTGGCGAGCGCTAG
- a CDS encoding SCO family protein: MLLKFLPLATLLALASCGADDTASFGADSQAASTSTLPYIGNSERQAVPGHDSVTVHATVPAFRLHDQDGRLVTNQTLAGKVYITDFFFATCPGICPKMQSELLKVYKQYAANPNVVFVSHTIDPEHDSLPVLRDYARRLGVATPTSTWRFVRASRDTAYALAKAYFTGAMPDAQAPGGIAHAGTFALVDDQGHVRGLYDGLNPQETTKLLEELPVLLAEVKARRSTAAL; this comes from the coding sequence ATGTTGTTGAAATTTCTGCCTCTGGCAACGCTGCTGGCGCTGGCCAGCTGCGGCGCTGATGATACCGCTAGCTTTGGTGCCGATTCTCAGGCTGCCAGCACGAGTACCTTGCCCTACATCGGCAATTCGGAGCGGCAGGCCGTGCCCGGCCACGACTCCGTAACGGTACACGCCACGGTGCCGGCCTTTCGCCTGCACGACCAGGACGGCCGGCTGGTGACCAATCAAACCCTGGCGGGCAAGGTCTACATTACCGATTTTTTCTTCGCCACCTGCCCCGGCATCTGCCCCAAAATGCAGAGCGAGCTGCTGAAAGTATATAAGCAGTACGCCGCTAACCCGAATGTAGTGTTCGTGTCGCACACCATCGACCCCGAGCACGATAGCCTGCCCGTGCTGCGCGACTATGCCCGCCGCCTGGGCGTGGCCACACCTACCAGCACCTGGCGCTTTGTGCGGGCCAGCCGCGATACCGCCTACGCTCTGGCCAAAGCGTACTTCACCGGGGCCATGCCCGATGCCCAGGCGCCCGGCGGCATTGCCCACGCCGGCACCTTCGCTCTCGTCGACGACCAGGGCCACGTGCGGGGCCTCTACGATGGCCTTAACCCTCAGGAAACCACCAAGCTGCTCGAAGAGCTGCCCGTGCTGCTGGCCGAAGTAAAGGCCCGACGCAGCACGGCAGCTTTGTAA
- a CDS encoding aldo/keto reductase → MQTRQLGRSGLTVSALGLGCMGMSDFYGQPDDAESLRTLARALELEVNFFDTSDMYGPFTNEELLGRFFKEDKTRRQRVVLATKFGIVRDPNDPSRRGISGRPEYVRQACEGSLQRLGTDHIDLYYQHRVDPTVPIEETVGAMSRLVEEGKVRFLGLSEAGADTIRRAHATHPISALQTEYSLWSRDVEQEILPTLRELHIGLVPYSPLGRGFLTGEIQRFEDFAPDDYRRHSPRFQGENFAKNLRLVSHLRELAQQKGVTASQLALAWVLAQGDDLAPIPGTKRVKYLEENVGALTVTLSPDELRHLDELLPPGAAAGTRYPEAMMAMVGR, encoded by the coding sequence ATGCAAACCCGCCAACTGGGCCGTTCCGGCCTCACCGTTTCTGCGCTCGGCCTCGGCTGCATGGGCATGTCCGATTTCTACGGCCAGCCCGACGATGCCGAAAGCCTGCGCACCCTGGCCCGCGCCCTGGAGCTCGAAGTTAACTTCTTCGATACCTCCGACATGTACGGTCCCTTCACCAACGAGGAGCTGCTGGGCCGCTTCTTCAAAGAAGACAAAACGCGCCGCCAGCGCGTGGTGCTCGCCACTAAGTTTGGTATCGTGCGCGACCCCAACGACCCCAGCCGGCGCGGCATAAGCGGGCGCCCTGAGTACGTGCGGCAGGCCTGTGAGGGCAGCCTCCAGCGCCTCGGCACCGACCACATCGACCTGTATTATCAGCACCGTGTAGACCCCACCGTACCCATTGAGGAAACAGTAGGGGCCATGAGCCGGCTCGTGGAAGAAGGGAAAGTGCGCTTTCTGGGCTTGAGCGAGGCCGGTGCCGACACTATCCGGCGGGCCCACGCCACGCACCCCATCTCGGCGCTGCAAACCGAGTACAGCCTGTGGAGCCGCGACGTGGAGCAGGAGATTCTGCCCACGCTGCGCGAGCTGCATATAGGGTTAGTGCCCTATTCGCCACTGGGTCGGGGGTTCCTGACCGGCGAAATTCAGCGCTTCGAAGACTTTGCGCCCGATGACTACCGCCGCCACTCGCCCCGCTTTCAGGGGGAGAACTTCGCCAAAAACCTGCGCCTGGTAAGCCACCTGCGCGAGCTGGCGCAGCAGAAAGGCGTAACGGCCAGTCAACTGGCGCTGGCCTGGGTGCTGGCCCAGGGCGACGACCTGGCGCCCATTCCCGGCACCAAGCGTGTGAAATACCTCGAAGAAAACGTGGGCGCGCTTACCGTGACGCTGAGCCCCGACGAGCTGCGCCACCTCGATGAGCTGCTGCCGCCCGGTGCCGCCGCCGGCACCCGCTACCCCGAAGCCATGATGGCCATGGTAGGCCGGTAG
- a CDS encoding prolipoprotein diacylglyceryl transferase: MRYPVELAWGNFHLPVHLLCEVLAYSLGYRFYTILRARTADRISDHGRQWIFVGAATGALLGSRLLGLLEHPALLLHPPGGWLYYTTNKTIVGGFLGGLVGVELTKKRLGIRASSGDLMVFPLALGLAIGRLGCHFSGLEDGTFGTATRLPWGIDFGDGIRRHPTNLYEITFLALLAGLLWLRERRRPLPEGRRFELFLSAYLLFRLLIEFLKPTVALPGLGLTAIQWACVAGLGYYVWGWWRQGTREASAALEVH, encoded by the coding sequence ATGCGCTACCCCGTTGAGCTGGCCTGGGGCAACTTCCATCTGCCTGTGCACCTGCTGTGCGAGGTGCTGGCCTACTCACTGGGCTACCGCTTCTATACCATCCTGCGCGCCCGCACGGCCGACCGCATCAGCGACCACGGCCGGCAATGGATATTTGTGGGCGCGGCCACCGGCGCCCTGCTCGGCTCGCGTCTGCTGGGCCTGCTTGAGCACCCAGCGCTGCTGTTGCACCCGCCCGGCGGCTGGCTCTATTACACCACCAACAAAACCATCGTGGGCGGCTTTCTGGGCGGGCTGGTGGGGGTGGAGCTGACCAAAAAGCGCCTCGGCATCCGGGCCAGCAGCGGCGACCTTATGGTATTTCCGCTGGCGCTGGGGCTGGCCATCGGGCGGCTCGGCTGCCACTTCAGCGGCCTTGAAGACGGCACCTTCGGCACTGCCACCCGCCTGCCCTGGGGAATAGATTTTGGCGATGGTATCCGGCGGCACCCCACCAATCTATATGAAATCACGTTTCTGGCGCTGCTGGCGGGCCTGCTCTGGCTGCGGGAGCGCCGCCGGCCGCTGCCCGAGGGCCGGCGCTTCGAGCTATTTTTGAGCGCGTACCTGCTGTTTCGCTTATTAATAGAGTTTCTCAAGCCCACGGTGGCGCTGCCGGGCCTGGGCCTCACGGCGATACAGTGGGCTTGCGTAGCGGGGCTGGGATACTATGTTTGGGGGTGGTGGCGGCAGGGCACTCGTGAGGCAAGTGCCGCGTTGGAAGTACATTAG
- a CDS encoding putative toxin-antitoxin system toxin component, PIN family, whose amino-acid sequence MEYGEIIARHMGDQYFYDTMMTLENLANLERVTPRFRFNVLRDLDDNKFVDCAIAANAVCIVSHDRDFLPLRAIEFPKVAVVDTVEFRGLLFI is encoded by the coding sequence CTGGAATATGGTGAGATAATAGCCCGGCACATGGGCGACCAGTATTTCTATGATACGATGATGACGCTGGAAAATCTGGCGAATCTGGAGCGCGTTACGCCGCGCTTTCGCTTCAACGTGCTACGCGACCTCGACGACAATAAATTCGTGGATTGTGCCATTGCCGCCAACGCCGTGTGCATCGTCAGCCACGACCGCGACTTTCTGCCGTTGCGGGCAATTGAGTTTCCAAAGGTAGCGGTGGTGGATACGGTGGAGTTTCGGGGATTGCTATTTATATAA
- a CDS encoding DUF3223 domain-containing protein, which translates to MKHPIKIGERSFSFKKDALLHYKNTLNSYKFGQSLSNNDFEDLMALLNYEYQLSLAQVPHVEEVDEIVQESESDSEMAVVKDIIVSKVQFDTKCFEVFYSDNTSCYIS; encoded by the coding sequence ATGAAACATCCTATCAAAATTGGTGAGCGAAGTTTCTCCTTTAAAAAGGACGCATTGCTCCACTACAAGAATACACTCAATTCTTATAAATTCGGCCAATCGTTGAGTAACAATGATTTTGAAGACTTAATGGCTCTGCTTAATTATGAGTATCAGCTTAGCCTGGCTCAAGTGCCGCATGTAGAAGAAGTTGACGAAATAGTACAAGAATCTGAGAGCGACTCAGAAATGGCAGTCGTAAAAGATATAATTGTTTCCAAAGTTCAGTTTGATACGAAGTGTTTTGAGGTTTTCTATAGCGACAATACAAGTTGTTACATTTCCTAA
- a CDS encoding radical SAM protein: MPERPYTYYDFTLSLCPQCLRRIEAKIVFEDGNVFMLKRCPEHGRQRVRIATDIEYYKSIRNYVKPSETPRRFNMATHYGCPYDCGLCTDHEQHSCLTVIEVTDRCNLTCPTCYAESSPTHGRHRTLEEIEAMLDLVVANEGEPDVVQLSGGEPTLHPQFWEILDMCKRKPIKHLMVNTNGVRLAKDEDFVARLATYAGAFEVYLQFDSFREDVLLTMRGRDLRQVRQQAIANLNKYNLSTTLVVTLQKGLNDDEMGDIIDYALKQRCVRGVTFQPTQAAGRLDNFNPETDSFSLTEVRQGIIDQSPVFTAADLLPVPCNPDALAMAYALKLDGEVFPLTRYVDPADLLQSGGNTIVYERDPRLRQHMLRLFSTANTVDTVVPEINQLLCCLPQVSAPNLGYDNLFRIIILQFMDAWNFDVRAVKKSCVHIVSKDLKIIPFETMNIFYRDQEKLARLEELRGERLGII, translated from the coding sequence ATGCCCGAACGTCCCTACACCTACTACGACTTCACCCTGAGCCTGTGCCCGCAGTGCCTGCGGCGCATCGAGGCCAAAATTGTGTTTGAGGACGGCAACGTGTTCATGCTTAAGCGCTGCCCCGAGCACGGGCGGCAGCGGGTGCGCATCGCCACCGACATCGAGTATTACAAAAGCATCCGCAACTACGTGAAGCCCAGCGAGACGCCGCGCCGCTTCAACATGGCCACGCACTACGGCTGCCCCTACGACTGCGGCCTCTGCACCGACCACGAGCAGCACTCCTGCCTCACCGTGATTGAGGTGACGGACCGCTGCAACCTCACCTGCCCCACCTGCTACGCCGAAAGCAGCCCCACCCACGGGCGCCACCGCACGCTCGAAGAAATAGAGGCGATGCTCGACCTGGTAGTGGCCAACGAAGGCGAGCCCGACGTGGTCCAGCTTTCGGGCGGTGAGCCCACGCTGCACCCGCAGTTCTGGGAAATTCTGGATATGTGCAAGCGCAAGCCTATCAAGCACCTGATGGTGAACACCAACGGCGTGCGACTAGCCAAAGATGAGGACTTCGTGGCGCGGCTGGCTACCTACGCGGGCGCGTTCGAGGTGTACTTGCAGTTCGACTCGTTCCGCGAAGACGTGCTGCTCACCATGCGCGGGCGCGACCTGCGCCAGGTGCGCCAGCAGGCAATTGCTAATCTGAATAAATATAACCTCAGCACGACGCTCGTTGTGACTCTGCAAAAAGGGCTGAACGACGATGAGATGGGCGACATTATCGACTACGCGCTGAAGCAGCGCTGCGTGCGCGGCGTCACGTTTCAGCCCACGCAGGCCGCCGGGCGGCTCGACAATTTTAACCCCGAAACCGACTCGTTTTCGCTCACCGAAGTGCGCCAGGGCATCATCGACCAAAGCCCGGTTTTCACGGCCGCCGACCTGCTGCCCGTGCCCTGCAACCCCGACGCGCTGGCGATGGCCTACGCGCTCAAACTCGACGGCGAAGTTTTCCCGCTCACCCGCTACGTCGACCCCGCCGACCTGCTCCAGAGCGGGGGTAATACCATTGTGTACGAGCGCGACCCGCGCCTGCGCCAGCATATGCTGAGATTATTCAGCACCGCTAATACGGTAGATACGGTAGTGCCCGAAATCAACCAGCTACTATGCTGCCTGCCGCAGGTATCGGCGCCCAATCTGGGCTACGATAATTTATTCCGGATAATTATTCTGCAATTTATGGACGCCTGGAATTTCGACGTGCGGGCCGTCAAAAAATCCTGCGTGCACATCGTGAGCAAGGACCTGAAAATTATTCCGTTCGAAACGATGAATATTTTTTACCGCGACCAGGAAAAGCTGGCGCGGCTGGAAGAGCTACGCGGTGAGCGCCTAGGAATTATCTAA